One window from the genome of Rhinolophus ferrumequinum isolate MPI-CBG mRhiFer1 chromosome 10, mRhiFer1_v1.p, whole genome shotgun sequence encodes:
- the TNS2 gene encoding tensin-2 isoform X3, whose product MFPGGRQEAHRGGWSMCWEGGLLSSPQVLGQLLRKESRDRRAMKPRKAEPHSFREKVFRKKPPVCAVCKVTIDGTGVSCRVCKVATHRKCEAKVTSSCQALPPAELRRNTAPVRRIEHLGSTKSLNHSKQRSTLPRSFSLDPLMERRWDLDLTYVTERILAAAFPARPEEQRHRGHLRELAHVLQSKHRDKYLLFNLSEKRHDLTRLNPKVQDFGWPELHAPPLDKLCSICKAMETWLSADPQHVVVLYCKGSKSKLGVIVSAYMHYSKISAGADQALATLTMRKFCEDKVAAELQPSQRRYISYFSGLLSGSIRMNSSPLFLHYVLVPMLPAFEPGTGFQPFLKIYQSMQLVYTSGIYHIAGPGPQQLYISLEPALLLKGDVMVTCYHKGGRGTDRTLVFRVQFHTCTIHGSRLTFPKDQLDEAWTDERFPFQASVEFIFSSSPEKIKGNTPRNDPSVTVDYNTAEPAVRWDSYENFNQHHEDSVDGSLTHTRGPVDGSPYAQVQRAPRQTPPAPSPEPPPPPLLSISSDSGHSSTLTTEPAAESPGRPPPTAAERQELDRLLGGCGVGSGGRGAGRETAILDDEEQPPVGGGAHLGTYSGHKPALSRHCSCRQGYREPFGVPNGGYYRPEGTLERRRLAYGGYEGPAQVYAEASMEKRRLCRSLSEGPYPYPPEPGKPASGDFGYRSPGYREVVILEDPGLPALCPCPACEDKLALPTTALYGLRLEREAGEGWASEASKSLLHPVRPGHPLPLLVPACGHHHAPMPDYSCLKPPKAGEEGHEGCSYALCPEGRYGHPGYPALVTYGYGGAVPNYCPAYGRVPHSCGSPSEGRGYPSPGAHSPRAGSISPGSPPYPSSRKLSYEIPAEEGGDRYPLPGHLAPAGPLTSAESPEPGSWREGPSGHSTLPRSPRDAQCSASSELSAPSTPLHTSSPVQAKESTRQQDTRSPTLVPTQRLSPGEALSPVSQGGAEKSPELPARSGLEPPASSPFSPTSPRSSPNDWPQERNPGGRTDSASPRGPVPTTLPGLRHAPWQGLRDPPDSPDGSPLTPVPSQMPWLMASPEPPQSSPTPAFPLAASYDINGPTQPPLPEKRHLPGPGQQPAHWGPEQASPPARGTSHHVTFAPQLLDNNPQSSEPPMQESQSNVKFVQDTSKFWYKPNLSREQAIALLKDKDPGAFLIRDSHSFQGAYGLALKVATPPPSAQPWKGDPLEQLVRHFLIETGPKGVKIKGCPSEPYFGSLSALVSQHSISPLSLPCCLRIPSKDPLEETPEAPVPANMSTAADLLRQGAACSVLYLTSVETESLTGPQAVARASSAALSCSPRPTPAIVHFKVSAQGITLTDNQRKLFFRRHYPVNSITFSSTDPQDRRWTNPDGTTSKIFGFVAKKQGSPWENVCHLFAELDPDQPAGAIVTFITKVLLGQRK is encoded by the exons GTGACTTCATCCTGTCAGGCCTTGCCTCCTGCAGAGCTG CGGAGAAACACGGCCCCTGTGAGGCGCATAGAGCACCTG GGATCCACCAAGTCTCTGAACCACTCAAAGCAGCGCAGCACTCTGCCCAG GAGCTTCAGTTTGGACCCGCTCATGGAGCGCCGCTGGGACCTGGACCTCACCTACGTGACTGAGCGGATCCTGGCTGCCGCCTTCCCTGCGCGGCCCGAAGAGCAGCGACACCGGGGCCACCTGCGCGAGCTGGCTCACGTGCTGCAATCCAAGCACCGCGACAAGTACCTG CTCTTCAACCTTTCAGAGAAAAGACATGACCTGACCCGCCTAAACCCCAAG gtccaGGACTTTGGCTGGCCTGAACTGCATGCGCCTCCCCTGGACAAGCTGTGCTCCATCTGCAAAGCCATggagacctggctcagtgctgaCCCCCAGCACGTGGTTGTACTGTACTGCAAG GGGAGCAAGAGTAAGCTCGGGGTCATCGTCTCTGCATACATGCACTACAGCAAGATCTCTGCAGG GGCAGACCAGGCACTGGCGACTCTTACCATGCGGAAGTTCTGCGAGGACAAGGTGGCCGCAGAGCTGCAGCCCTCCCAGCGCCG ATACATCAGCTACTTCAGCGGTCTGCTGTCTGGCTCCATCAGAATGAACAGCAGCCCTCTCTTCCTACACTATGTGCTCGTGCCTATGCTGCCAGCCTTTGAACCTGGCACAG GCTTCCAGCCCTTCCTTAAGATCTATCAGTCCATGCAGCTCGTCTACACATCTGGAATCTA TCACATTGCAGGCCCGGGTCCCCAGCAGCTTTACATCAGCCTGGAGCCAGCCCTCCTCCTCAAAGGCGACGTCATG GTGACATGCTATCACAAGGGTGGCCGGGGGACAGACCGGACCCTTGTATTCCGAGTCCAGTTCCACACATGCACCATCCACGGATCACGGCTCACCTTTCCCAAAGATCAGCTGGATGAAGCCTGGACTG ATGAGAGGTTCCCTTTCCAAGCCTCGGTGGAATTCATCTTCTCCTCCAGCCCTGAGAAGATCAAAG GAAACACGCCGCGGAACGACCCCTCCGTCACTGTGGACTACAACACCGCAGAGCCTGCTGTGCGCTGGGACTCCTACGAGAACTTCAACCAGCACCACGAGGACAGTGTGGACG GCTCCCTGACCCACACCCGTGGCCCCGTAGATGGCAGTCCTTATGCCCAGGTGCAGCGGGCCCCCCGCCAGACCCCACCAGCACCTTCTCcagagccacccccacccccgctgctGTCCATCAGCAGCGACTCTGGCCATTCATCCACGCTGACCACGGAGCCAGCTGCAGAGTCCCCTGGCCGGCCACCCCCAACGGCTGCTGAGCGGCAGGAGCTAGATCGCCTCCTGGGAGGCTGTGGAGTGGGCAGCGGGGGCCGGGGCGCTGGGCGTGAGACGGCCATCCTGGACGACGAAGAGCAGCCCCCTGTGGGAGGAGGCGCCCATCTCGGAACGTATTCAGGCCACAAACCTGCCCTCAGCCGCCACTGCTCCTGCCGCCAGGGCTACCGGGAACCCTTTGGGGTCCCCAATGGGGGATACTACCGGCCCGAGGGAACCCTGGAGAGGCGGCGGCTGGCCTATGGGGGCTACGAGGGGCCTGCCCAGGTCTATGCCGAGGCCTCCATGGAGAAGAGGCGCCTCTGCCGATCGCTGTCCGAGGGCCCGTACCCCTATCCCCCTGAGCCAGGGAAACCGGCCAGTGGGGACTTCGGCTACCGCTCCCCAGGCTACCGGGAGGTGGTGATCCTGGAGGACCCTGGGCTGCCTGCCCTATGCCCCTGCCCTGCCTGTGAGGACAAGCTGGCGCTGCCCACAACAGCCCTGTATGGGCTTCGACTGGAGAGGGAGGCTGGAGAGGGGTGGGCAAGCGAGGCCAGCAAGTCTCTCCTGCACCCAGTGCGGCCGGGGCACCCATTGCCCCTGCTGGTGCCTGCCTGCGGGCATCACCATGCCCCAATGCCTGACTACAGCTGCCTGAAGCCACCCAAGGCAGGCGAGGAAGGGCATGAGGGCTGCTCCTATGCCTTGTGCCCTGAAGGCAGGTACGGGCATCCAGGCTACCCTGCCCTGGTGACATACGGCTATGGAGGAGCAGTTCCCAATTACTGCCCAGCATACGGCCGGGTGCCTCACAGCTGTGGGTCTCCAAGCGAGGGCAGAGGGTATCCCAGCCCTGGTGCCCACTCCCCACGGGCTGGCTCCATTTCCCCGGGCAGCCCGCCTTACCCATCATCCAGAAAGCTGAGCTACGAGATTcctgcagaggagggaggggacaggtaTCCACTGCCTGGGCACCTGGCTCCAGCAGGACCCTTGACATCTGCAG AGTCACCTGAGCCAGGGTCCTGGAGGGAGGGCCCCAGCGGGCACAGTACCCTGCCGCGGTCTCCCCGAGATGCCCAGTGCAGTGCCTCCTCAGAGTTGTCTGCTCCCTCCACACCCCTGCACACCAGCAGCCCAGTCCAGGCCAAGGAAAG taCCCGACAGCAGGACACCAGGTCCCCCACGTTGGTGCCCACTCAGAGATTGAGTCCTGGTGAAGCCTTGTCACCTGTATCCCAGGGAGGCGCTGAAAAGTCTCCTGAGCTGCCAGCAAGAAGTGGGCTTGAGCCTCCAGCTTCTAGTCCTTTCTCCCCGACCTCCCCCCGCAGTTCACCCAACGACTGGCCTCAGGAGAGGAATCCAGGGGGCCGCACAGACAGTGCCAGTCCAAGGGGCCCTGTGCCCACCACGCTGCCTGGCCTCCGCCATGCCCCTTGGCAGGGGCTTCGAGACCCCCCAGATAGCCCGGATGGGTCCCCCCTGACCCCCGTGCCTTCCCAGATGCCCTGGCTTATGGCCAGCCCAGAGCCGCCTCAGAGCTCACCCACTCCTGCCTTCCCCCTGGCGGCATCCTATGACATCAAtggccccacccagcccccacttCCTGAGAAACGCCACCTGCCGGGGCCTGGGCAACAGCCAGCCCACTGGGGCCCAGAGCAGGCATCACCACCAGCCAGAGGCACCAGTCACCATGTCACCTTTGCACCTCAGCTCCTGGATAACAACCCCCAGTCTTCAG AGCCCCCCATGCAAGAGAGCCAGAGCAACGTGAAGTTTGTCCAGGATACGTCTAAGTTCTGGTACAAGCCAAACCTGTCCCGTGAGCAAG cCATTGCCCTGCTGAAGGACAAGGACCCTGGGGCCTTCCTGATCAGGGACAGCCATTCATTCCAAGGAGCCTACGGGCTGGCCCTCAAGGTGGCTACGCCCCCACCCAGTGCCCAGCCCTGGAAAG GAGACCCTTTGGAACAGCTGGTCCGCCATTTTCTCATTGAGACTGGGCCCAAAGGGGTGAAAATCAAGGGCTGTCCCAGTGAGCCCTACTTTG GCAGCCTCTCCGCCCTGGTCTCCCAGCACTCCATCTCCCCTCTGTCCCTGCCCTGCTGCCTGCGCATCCCAAGCAAAG ATCCTCTGGAGGAGACCCCGGAGGCCCCAGTGCCCGCCAACATGAGCACAGCAGCAGACCTCCTGCGTCAGGGTGCCG CCTGCAGTGTGCTCTACCTGACCTCGGTGGAGACTGAGTCCCTGACGGGCCCCCAGGCGGTGGCCCGGGCCAGCTCTGCAGCTCTGAGTTGCAGCCCCCGCCCCACACCAGCCATCGTCCACTTCAAGGTCTCAGCCCAGGGCATTACACTGACCGACAACCAAAGGAA GCTCTTCTTTCGCCGCCATTACCCCGTGAACAGCATCACCTTCTCCAGCACTGACCCTCAGGACCGGAG ATGGACCAACCCCGATGGGACCACCTCCAA GATCTTTGGTTTCGTGGCCAAGAAGCAGGGAAGCCCCTGGGAGAATGTGTGTCACCTCTTTGCAGAGCTGGACCCAGATCAGCCTGCAGGCGCCATTGTCACCTTCATAACCAAAGTTCTACTGGGccagagaaaatga
- the TNS2 gene encoding tensin-2 isoform X2, with protein sequence MGWLGGSPCCCPAPPRPRPAGRPPQPRKAEPHSFREKVFRKKPPVCAVCKVTIDGTGVSCRVCKVATHRKCEAKVTSSCQALPPAELRRNTAPVRRIEHLGSTKSLNHSKQRSTLPRSFSLDPLMERRWDLDLTYVTERILAAAFPARPEEQRHRGHLRELAHVLQSKHRDKYLLFNLSEKRHDLTRLNPKVQDFGWPELHAPPLDKLCSICKAMETWLSADPQHVVVLYCKGSKSKLGVIVSAYMHYSKISAGADQALATLTMRKFCEDKVAAELQPSQRRYISYFSGLLSGSIRMNSSPLFLHYVLVPMLPAFEPGTGFQPFLKIYQSMQLVYTSGIYHIAGPGPQQLYISLEPALLLKGDVMVTCYHKGGRGTDRTLVFRVQFHTCTIHGSRLTFPKDQLDEAWTDERFPFQASVEFIFSSSPEKIKGNTPRNDPSVTVDYNTAEPAVRWDSYENFNQHHEDSVDGSLTHTRGPVDGSPYAQVQRAPRQTPPAPSPEPPPPPLLSISSDSGHSSTLTTEPAAESPGRPPPTAAERQELDRLLGGCGVGSGGRGAGRETAILDDEEQPPVGGGAHLGTYSGHKPALSRHCSCRQGYREPFGVPNGGYYRPEGTLERRRLAYGGYEGPAQVYAEASMEKRRLCRSLSEGPYPYPPEPGKPASGDFGYRSPGYREVVILEDPGLPALCPCPACEDKLALPTTALYGLRLEREAGEGWASEASKSLLHPVRPGHPLPLLVPACGHHHAPMPDYSCLKPPKAGEEGHEGCSYALCPEGRYGHPGYPALVTYGYGGAVPNYCPAYGRVPHSCGSPSEGRGYPSPGAHSPRAGSISPGSPPYPSSRKLSYEIPAEEGGDRYPLPGHLAPAGPLTSAESPEPGSWREGPSGHSTLPRSPRDAQCSASSELSAPSTPLHTSSPVQAKESTRQQDTRSPTLVPTQRLSPGEALSPVSQGGAEKSPELPARSGLEPPASSPFSPTSPRSSPNDWPQERNPGGRTDSASPRGPVPTTLPGLRHAPWQGLRDPPDSPDGSPLTPVPSQMPWLMASPEPPQSSPTPAFPLAASYDINGPTQPPLPEKRHLPGPGQQPAHWGPEQASPPARGTSHHVTFAPQLLDNNPQSSEPPMQESQSNVKFVQDTSKFWYKPNLSREQAIALLKDKDPGAFLIRDSHSFQGAYGLALKVATPPPSAQPWKGDPLEQLVRHFLIETGPKGVKIKGCPSEPYFGSLSALVSQHSISPLSLPCCLRIPSKDPLEETPEAPVPANMSTAADLLRQGAACSVLYLTSVETESLTGPQAVARASSAALSCSPRPTPAIVHFKVSAQGITLTDNQRKLFFRRHYPVNSITFSSTDPQDRRWTNPDGTTSKIFGFVAKKQGSPWENVCHLFAELDPDQPAGAIVTFITKVLLGQRK encoded by the exons GTGACTTCATCCTGTCAGGCCTTGCCTCCTGCAGAGCTG CGGAGAAACACGGCCCCTGTGAGGCGCATAGAGCACCTG GGATCCACCAAGTCTCTGAACCACTCAAAGCAGCGCAGCACTCTGCCCAG GAGCTTCAGTTTGGACCCGCTCATGGAGCGCCGCTGGGACCTGGACCTCACCTACGTGACTGAGCGGATCCTGGCTGCCGCCTTCCCTGCGCGGCCCGAAGAGCAGCGACACCGGGGCCACCTGCGCGAGCTGGCTCACGTGCTGCAATCCAAGCACCGCGACAAGTACCTG CTCTTCAACCTTTCAGAGAAAAGACATGACCTGACCCGCCTAAACCCCAAG gtccaGGACTTTGGCTGGCCTGAACTGCATGCGCCTCCCCTGGACAAGCTGTGCTCCATCTGCAAAGCCATggagacctggctcagtgctgaCCCCCAGCACGTGGTTGTACTGTACTGCAAG GGGAGCAAGAGTAAGCTCGGGGTCATCGTCTCTGCATACATGCACTACAGCAAGATCTCTGCAGG GGCAGACCAGGCACTGGCGACTCTTACCATGCGGAAGTTCTGCGAGGACAAGGTGGCCGCAGAGCTGCAGCCCTCCCAGCGCCG ATACATCAGCTACTTCAGCGGTCTGCTGTCTGGCTCCATCAGAATGAACAGCAGCCCTCTCTTCCTACACTATGTGCTCGTGCCTATGCTGCCAGCCTTTGAACCTGGCACAG GCTTCCAGCCCTTCCTTAAGATCTATCAGTCCATGCAGCTCGTCTACACATCTGGAATCTA TCACATTGCAGGCCCGGGTCCCCAGCAGCTTTACATCAGCCTGGAGCCAGCCCTCCTCCTCAAAGGCGACGTCATG GTGACATGCTATCACAAGGGTGGCCGGGGGACAGACCGGACCCTTGTATTCCGAGTCCAGTTCCACACATGCACCATCCACGGATCACGGCTCACCTTTCCCAAAGATCAGCTGGATGAAGCCTGGACTG ATGAGAGGTTCCCTTTCCAAGCCTCGGTGGAATTCATCTTCTCCTCCAGCCCTGAGAAGATCAAAG GAAACACGCCGCGGAACGACCCCTCCGTCACTGTGGACTACAACACCGCAGAGCCTGCTGTGCGCTGGGACTCCTACGAGAACTTCAACCAGCACCACGAGGACAGTGTGGACG GCTCCCTGACCCACACCCGTGGCCCCGTAGATGGCAGTCCTTATGCCCAGGTGCAGCGGGCCCCCCGCCAGACCCCACCAGCACCTTCTCcagagccacccccacccccgctgctGTCCATCAGCAGCGACTCTGGCCATTCATCCACGCTGACCACGGAGCCAGCTGCAGAGTCCCCTGGCCGGCCACCCCCAACGGCTGCTGAGCGGCAGGAGCTAGATCGCCTCCTGGGAGGCTGTGGAGTGGGCAGCGGGGGCCGGGGCGCTGGGCGTGAGACGGCCATCCTGGACGACGAAGAGCAGCCCCCTGTGGGAGGAGGCGCCCATCTCGGAACGTATTCAGGCCACAAACCTGCCCTCAGCCGCCACTGCTCCTGCCGCCAGGGCTACCGGGAACCCTTTGGGGTCCCCAATGGGGGATACTACCGGCCCGAGGGAACCCTGGAGAGGCGGCGGCTGGCCTATGGGGGCTACGAGGGGCCTGCCCAGGTCTATGCCGAGGCCTCCATGGAGAAGAGGCGCCTCTGCCGATCGCTGTCCGAGGGCCCGTACCCCTATCCCCCTGAGCCAGGGAAACCGGCCAGTGGGGACTTCGGCTACCGCTCCCCAGGCTACCGGGAGGTGGTGATCCTGGAGGACCCTGGGCTGCCTGCCCTATGCCCCTGCCCTGCCTGTGAGGACAAGCTGGCGCTGCCCACAACAGCCCTGTATGGGCTTCGACTGGAGAGGGAGGCTGGAGAGGGGTGGGCAAGCGAGGCCAGCAAGTCTCTCCTGCACCCAGTGCGGCCGGGGCACCCATTGCCCCTGCTGGTGCCTGCCTGCGGGCATCACCATGCCCCAATGCCTGACTACAGCTGCCTGAAGCCACCCAAGGCAGGCGAGGAAGGGCATGAGGGCTGCTCCTATGCCTTGTGCCCTGAAGGCAGGTACGGGCATCCAGGCTACCCTGCCCTGGTGACATACGGCTATGGAGGAGCAGTTCCCAATTACTGCCCAGCATACGGCCGGGTGCCTCACAGCTGTGGGTCTCCAAGCGAGGGCAGAGGGTATCCCAGCCCTGGTGCCCACTCCCCACGGGCTGGCTCCATTTCCCCGGGCAGCCCGCCTTACCCATCATCCAGAAAGCTGAGCTACGAGATTcctgcagaggagggaggggacaggtaTCCACTGCCTGGGCACCTGGCTCCAGCAGGACCCTTGACATCTGCAG AGTCACCTGAGCCAGGGTCCTGGAGGGAGGGCCCCAGCGGGCACAGTACCCTGCCGCGGTCTCCCCGAGATGCCCAGTGCAGTGCCTCCTCAGAGTTGTCTGCTCCCTCCACACCCCTGCACACCAGCAGCCCAGTCCAGGCCAAGGAAAG taCCCGACAGCAGGACACCAGGTCCCCCACGTTGGTGCCCACTCAGAGATTGAGTCCTGGTGAAGCCTTGTCACCTGTATCCCAGGGAGGCGCTGAAAAGTCTCCTGAGCTGCCAGCAAGAAGTGGGCTTGAGCCTCCAGCTTCTAGTCCTTTCTCCCCGACCTCCCCCCGCAGTTCACCCAACGACTGGCCTCAGGAGAGGAATCCAGGGGGCCGCACAGACAGTGCCAGTCCAAGGGGCCCTGTGCCCACCACGCTGCCTGGCCTCCGCCATGCCCCTTGGCAGGGGCTTCGAGACCCCCCAGATAGCCCGGATGGGTCCCCCCTGACCCCCGTGCCTTCCCAGATGCCCTGGCTTATGGCCAGCCCAGAGCCGCCTCAGAGCTCACCCACTCCTGCCTTCCCCCTGGCGGCATCCTATGACATCAAtggccccacccagcccccacttCCTGAGAAACGCCACCTGCCGGGGCCTGGGCAACAGCCAGCCCACTGGGGCCCAGAGCAGGCATCACCACCAGCCAGAGGCACCAGTCACCATGTCACCTTTGCACCTCAGCTCCTGGATAACAACCCCCAGTCTTCAG AGCCCCCCATGCAAGAGAGCCAGAGCAACGTGAAGTTTGTCCAGGATACGTCTAAGTTCTGGTACAAGCCAAACCTGTCCCGTGAGCAAG cCATTGCCCTGCTGAAGGACAAGGACCCTGGGGCCTTCCTGATCAGGGACAGCCATTCATTCCAAGGAGCCTACGGGCTGGCCCTCAAGGTGGCTACGCCCCCACCCAGTGCCCAGCCCTGGAAAG GAGACCCTTTGGAACAGCTGGTCCGCCATTTTCTCATTGAGACTGGGCCCAAAGGGGTGAAAATCAAGGGCTGTCCCAGTGAGCCCTACTTTG GCAGCCTCTCCGCCCTGGTCTCCCAGCACTCCATCTCCCCTCTGTCCCTGCCCTGCTGCCTGCGCATCCCAAGCAAAG ATCCTCTGGAGGAGACCCCGGAGGCCCCAGTGCCCGCCAACATGAGCACAGCAGCAGACCTCCTGCGTCAGGGTGCCG CCTGCAGTGTGCTCTACCTGACCTCGGTGGAGACTGAGTCCCTGACGGGCCCCCAGGCGGTGGCCCGGGCCAGCTCTGCAGCTCTGAGTTGCAGCCCCCGCCCCACACCAGCCATCGTCCACTTCAAGGTCTCAGCCCAGGGCATTACACTGACCGACAACCAAAGGAA GCTCTTCTTTCGCCGCCATTACCCCGTGAACAGCATCACCTTCTCCAGCACTGACCCTCAGGACCGGAG ATGGACCAACCCCGATGGGACCACCTCCAA GATCTTTGGTTTCGTGGCCAAGAAGCAGGGAAGCCCCTGGGAGAATGTGTGTCACCTCTTTGCAGAGCTGGACCCAGATCAGCCTGCAGGCGCCATTGTCACCTTCATAACCAAAGTTCTACTGGGccagagaaaatga